The following proteins come from a genomic window of Malus sylvestris chromosome 4, drMalSylv7.2, whole genome shotgun sequence:
- the LOC126619155 gene encoding uncharacterized protein LOC126619155: MIPACFSQPNTPTSTSQVPQNLITCIYQTQLCNSPTYLTLTWSKTLFSHSLTIHASNSFSLTISLNPSTFSFFRTRPGSKSISLTHSHHKRIKLYWDFTRADFTHNSAEPESCFYIAISCNARLEFFLGDLSDELTQRSGLLLTHKLSQPALLSRREHVFGRRNYISRAQFLGSKHEIGIECSEGTLRVKVDGVTSLVVKRLAWKFRGNEKIFVGGVEFEFYWDVFNWVNNHGGSNGNGHGVFVFQVGDGGVWPEMVGPEKKLMRKSLSTSAASASMSSVSPSPSCSSVLQWADESSDGGRSSCSSSTRSCGSNGGFSLLLYAWKRD, translated from the coding sequence ATGATCCCAGCATGTTTCAGCCAGCCCAACACACCCACAAGCACCTCTCAAGTGCCTCAAAACCTCATAACCTGCATATAccaaactcagctttgcaacTCTCCCACATATCTCACTCTCACCTGGTCCAAAACCCTCTTCTCTCACTCCCTCACCATCCATGCCTCTAACTCTTTCTCCCTCACTATCTCTCTCAACCCGTCAACCTTCTCGTTCTTTCGAACCAGACCCGGTTCCAAATCCATCTCTCTAACCCACAGCCACCACAAAAGAATCAAGCTTTACTGGGACTTCACCCGGGCTGACTTCACTCACAACTCCGCCGAGCCCGAGTCTTGCTTCTACATCGCCATTTCTTGCAATGCAAGGCTTGAATTCTTTCTGGGGGATCTTTCAGACGAGTTGACTCAGCGATCAGGGTTACTTCTGACTCACAAGCTCAGCCAACCGGCTTTACTGTCAAGGCGGGAACATGTGTTCGGGCGGAGGAATTACATATCCAGAGCTCAGTTCTTGGGGTCCAAACACGAAATCGGAATAGAGTGCAGCGAGGGAACACTTAGAGTAAAAGTAGATGGAGTAACAAGCCTCGTTGTCAAAAGGTTGGCTTGGAAATTCAGAGGCAATGAGAAGATTTTTGTTGGCGGAGtagaatttgaattttattgGGATGTCTTCAATTGGGTTAATAATCATGGTGGCAGTAATGGGAACGGTCATGGTGTATTTGTATTTCAAGTTGGCGATGGTGGAGTGTGGCCGGAAATGGTAGGTCCTGAGAAGAAGTTGATGAGGAAGAGCTTGTCAACGTCGGCTGCTTCAGCATCAATGTCATCGGTGTCTCCATCGCCGTCGTGCTCGAGCGTGCTGCAATGGGCAGATGAAAGTAGTGATGGGGGTAGGAGTTCATGTTCTTCATCAACTAGGTCGTGTGGTAGTAATGGAGGATTTTCTCTGTTGTTGTATGCTTGGAAGAGGGATTGA
- the LOC126619157 gene encoding uncharacterized protein LOC126619157, translated as MAGVACYGCTATATLRLPPLPQTKGIRGIRCSSAAPDNNSNKRETPQVLKIAVSGVTELLRLLSSSNKASRLNGVSDKESDEFSVSGIDDVVTILQSDFENAYFVTGIFTSAIYTEDCVFEDPTIRFRGKDLYSRNLKLLVPFFDSPSIGLEKIEKGIDSETNFVLATWKLRTYLKLPWRPLICIDGSTVYDLDDKFKIVRHAESWNVSAIEAIGQLFTPTYGRSND; from the exons ATGGCGGGAGTAGCGTGTTACGGTTGCACTGCAACTGCAACTCTACGGCTTCCTCCGCTCCCGCAGACGAAG GGAATCCGCGGCATCCGGTGCTCCTCCGCCGCACCGGATAACAACAGCAACAAGAGAGAAACCCCGCAGGTTTTGAAAATCGCTGTGAGCGGAGTCACTGAGCTGCTCAGGCTCCTCTCCTCCTCCAACAAAGCATCCAG ATTAAATGGAGTGAGTGACAAAGAAAGCGATGAGTTTTCAGTTTCCGGCATTGATGATGTTGTAACGATTCTCCAATCTGATTTCGAGAATGCGTATTTTGTAACAG GGATTTTCACTTCTGCAATTTATACTGAAGATTGTGTCTTTGAAGATCCAACTATTAGATTTCGAG GTAAGGACTTGTATTCTCGCAACTTGAAATTGCTTGTTCCTTTCTTTGACTCTCCCTCAATTGGATTAGAAAAGATCGAGAAG GGTATCGATtctgaaacaaattttgtgctTGCAACATGGAAGCTCAG GACATACCTAAAACTTCCATGGAGGCCTCTCATTTGCATCGATGGAAGTACGGTCTATGACTTAGACGATAAGTTTAAA ATTGTAAGGCACGCTGAAAGTTGGAATGTCTCTGCAATTGAGGCCATTGGCCAGCTGTTCACGCCTACTTATGGAAGATCCAATGACTGA